A genomic window from Candidatus Eisenbacteria bacterium includes:
- a CDS encoding phage tail protein, which yields MAQFSVNTQPQRFDPYKNFKFRVKWDGKFVAGVSKVGGLKKTTEVVKHREGGDPSSSRKSPGRTEYEAITLERGVTHDTEFEKWANKVWNFGSGLGAEVSLKDFRKDITIELYNEAGQLAIAYKVYRCWVSEFQSLPDLDANANAIAIEHIKLENEGWERDYEVTEPTEPSFTEPPN from the coding sequence ATGGCGCAGTTCAGCGTGAACACCCAGCCTCAACGCTTCGATCCGTACAAGAACTTCAAGTTCCGCGTGAAGTGGGACGGCAAGTTCGTGGCCGGGGTCAGCAAGGTTGGTGGTCTCAAGAAAACGACCGAGGTGGTGAAGCATCGTGAGGGCGGAGACCCGAGCAGCAGCCGTAAGTCGCCCGGGCGGACCGAGTACGAGGCCATCACCCTCGAGCGCGGAGTCACGCACGACACCGAGTTCGAGAAGTGGGCCAACAAGGTCTGGAACTTCGGCTCGGGCCTCGGCGCGGAGGTGTCGCTCAAGGACTTCCGCAAGGACATCACCATCGAGCTCTACAACGAGGCTGGGCAGCTCGCGATCGCCTACAAGGTCTATCGGTGCTGGGTCTCGGAGTTCCAGTCGCTGCCCGATCTGGACGCCAACGCCAACGCGATCGCGATCGAGCACATCAAGCTCGAGAACGAAGGGTGGGAGCGCGACTACGAGGTCACCGAGCCCACCGAGCCGTCCTTCACCGAGCCACCGAACTGA